In the genome of Desulfobacterales bacterium, the window ACCTAAGGAGGCAGCAACACGAAAGCCGCCGTACGAGCTCCGGGCGGCGGGCGCGTCCCCGCCGCGATTAGCGGAACGGCAGCGCCCCGCGTCGCCGAGCCAGCTACCGCCACGCAAAACACGATTCGAGCCATTATCAACAAATACATCGGACATATTTAATTTATAGAAATCAAACCACCCCTTCCCCGTATAAATAGGATTCTCGGTCGAATTTTGGCTATAATCAGTTTTAACATCCAAACACCATTCCCAAACATTACCATGCATGTCATACAAACCCCATGCATTCTCTTGCTTCTGAGCTACTGGATGTGTCTTATTTTCTGAATTCCCACAATACCATCCCATCTTATCTAAGTTAGGCTCATTACATCCCGTCTCACTTATACCTCCATTTGCAAATGCTGTCTCTGAACCAGCCCTTGCCGAATACTCCCATTCTGCTTCTGTAGGCAATCTATACTTGCTTGTATTTTCTTTTCTATTCAACCAACTAACAAACTCTTTAACATCATTCCATGAAACACATGTTACTGGATGAGTATCATCTTGAGAAAATCCCGGATTTTTCCAATTATACTTTTTATCTCTTTTCCATTCTGAACCCGTCCATCCATAAGCCCCATCACCTGTTTCAGCCTCTGTTTTATATTCTGTTTCATCAACAAAATCCTTCCATTGCCCTACCGTAACCTCTGTTGTTTGCATATAAAAACCTTTACTAATAGTTACAGGATGCTGAACTTCATCACTATCCCTGCCACTCTCCTCTTCAGGACTTCCCATTGTAAATGTTCCGGGCTTAATATAAACAAATGTCTGACCTATTTTATTTATAAATAACGCTACTGGTTCATCACCTTTAGGTTTAAGACGTATATCTAATATCTTATTTTCTCCCTCTTTCAAAAAAACATCCAAACTTTGCGATTCGTGCTTATTTGCCGAAATTTCTATTTTATAATTTCCAGGTGATAAAGACATTCCATTATAAAATGATGCCACATTCGATAATTTCACTGTCGCATAAGATGGATTTACATTTACCGATAATTTACCATACAATTTCGATAAATCTGCATATACTGAATTATTAAGCCCTGATTCTACATAAATATTTTTCTCAAATGACTCGTATCCTTCTTTTATTACTACTATCCTATAATTACCCGGCTTTATATTATAATTTCTAAGCGGAGTTCTTCCTACATACTGCCCGCCTATTCTCACTTCCGCTCCTGTTACATCACTTTCTACTGTTATTGTTGTCTTTACTACTACCGGAATTACTGGCTCTTTTTTAGGCTCTCCTGAACCATTACCAGCTCTTGCTATAAAGAAAAAATCTCCCTCTTCATCTCCTACACCGTGAATATACTTGCTTATAGGCGATTGGTTTGAATTACGCGTAACTAACTTTTCAACTTTTACTCCCAAGTCTTTAGCACTTATTGCATCTTTCTCATCTTTTAATATTTTCAAAAAATAATATGCAAAAATACTATGATCATCATATCCTTCATCACTAACTGGTTCTATTCCTCCTGAAGTCAAAACTATTCTGGAAGGCTTAAAATACTTTTTTATGAAATACCTATCATCTATTCTTTCAGCGATGCTTCTATCTTTAACAAACGCCCCACTAAAACATGAATCAGAAACAAGATAAACATGTCTTACCCTCTTCTTTTTATTAAGACTTTTTATACACTGATAAACCACGTCATTATTTAAAAAACTACTCCAATTAGATGTAGCCTCAGTTGTAACCCAATATCCTATCCCTAAAGCATCATCAAACTTTCCATGTCCTGCATAATATATAAAAACATTATCCCCTTTTTTTATTGGATTAATACGTTTTTGCGGATATAACCCGCCATTAATCCTTTTTCGCTCAATATCATCTATCTTTCTTTTTTCATCTAATTCTACC includes:
- a CDS encoding SUMF1/EgtB/PvdO family nonheme iron enzyme, with product MKARWLIVVSFYFIFGCFATSLNNSNIQYRGSDRDIGREDVKDVFNDTEQVDLGENHAFLIGINKYKNHTNLKTPLNDVREIASILYNKYSFSKENIVILEDENATQENIINELRYMVELDEKRKIDDIERKRINGGLYPQKRINPIKKGDNVFIYYAGHGKFDDALGIGYWVTTEATSNWSSFLNNDVVYQCIKSLNKKKRVRHVYLVSDSCFSGAFVKDRSIAERIDDRYFIKKYFKPSRIVLTSGGIEPVSDEGYDDHSIFAYYFLKILKDEKDAISAKDLGVKVEKLVTRNSNQSPISKYIHGVGDEEGDFFFIARAGNGSGEPKKEPVIPVVVKTTITVESDVTGAEVRIGGQYVGRTPLRNYNIKPGNYRIVVIKEGYESFEKNIYVESGLNNSVYADLSKLYGKLSVNVNPSYATVKLSNVASFYNGMSLSPGNYKIEISANKHESQSLDVFLKEGENKILDIRLKPKGDEPVALFINKIGQTFVYIKPGTFTMGSPEEESGRDSDEVQHPVTISKGFYMQTTEVTVGQWKDFVDETEYKTEAETGDGAYGWTGSEWKRDKKYNWKNPGFSQDDTHPVTCVSWNDVKEFVSWLNRKENTSKYRLPTEAEWEYSARAGSETAFANGGISETGCNEPNLDKMGWYCGNSENKTHPVAQKQENAWGLYDMHGNVWEWCLDVKTDYSQNSTENPIYTGKGWFDFYKLNMSDVFVDNGSNRVLRGGSWLGDAGRCRSANRGGDAPAARSSYGGFRVAASLG